From Desulfuromonas soudanensis, the proteins below share one genomic window:
- a CDS encoding sensor histidine kinase yields the protein MSIFLQDEGAGEPGGEAPGGWLAAIIEAWDGPIYVGGPDFRIRFMNRNFIAALGRDATGDLCFSALHGREEPCPWCSLEVFAGRKVSGFFQHPLTGRSYQVSNVPLPLPDGTFAKVAFIRESTEPEGLVRDLPVFRNIVDRLSDAILFFDPESGRVLYANDLACQGLGYDRETLLGMHLPDFAEAPPSLGDWHALPGRIDREGVAVFEARHRRSDGTFFAVEIKASRLQAGLQRFIVAVVRDISGRKEAESRLIEERNKVEAIMAAMGDGITVQDRDFRIIYQNEVLIRRRGNRYGEPCYRVYAGRDEVCDDCAAQRSFADGRVHRRPFTSTAPSGEILHLEITACPLHDADGEVVACVEVVRDVTEQKRLETSREEAFSAVSHEMRTPLTAVLGFAQFMEENATSPAQQREYLGLIVKEGERLKRLIDNLLSLQRLRAGFGLVSPAPVWIYPLIYEVAEHYRTPLISQRVEIDCLLDLPPVLGESVRLQEAVTNLLDNAVKYSPAESTIVLGGESDGDGVLLWVRNQGSGIPAEEREKIFERFYRLQGSNRPAGTGLGLALVREIAQAHGGRVWVDSEPDATTFFLSLPFAPSPAGPG from the coding sequence ATGTCGATCTTTCTTCAGGATGAGGGGGCGGGAGAGCCGGGGGGCGAGGCGCCGGGAGGGTGGTTGGCCGCCATCATCGAGGCGTGGGACGGTCCGATCTACGTCGGCGGTCCCGACTTCCGCATCCGCTTCATGAACCGCAACTTCATCGCCGCCCTCGGTCGCGACGCCACCGGCGATCTTTGCTTTTCCGCTCTGCACGGTCGGGAGGAGCCCTGCCCCTGGTGTTCCCTGGAGGTCTTTGCCGGCCGGAAGGTCAGCGGCTTTTTTCAGCACCCGTTGACCGGTCGCTCCTATCAGGTCTCCAACGTCCCCCTCCCTCTCCCCGACGGCACCTTCGCCAAGGTGGCCTTCATCCGCGAAAGCACCGAACCGGAGGGGCTGGTGAGGGATCTGCCGGTCTTTCGCAACATCGTCGATCGTCTCAGTGATGCCATCCTCTTTTTCGACCCTGAAAGCGGCCGGGTCCTCTACGCCAACGACCTGGCCTGCCAGGGGCTCGGCTACGACCGGGAGACCCTTTTGGGGATGCATCTCCCCGACTTTGCCGAAGCTCCCCCTTCCCTCGGAGACTGGCACGCCCTGCCGGGGCGCATCGACAGGGAAGGGGTCGCCGTTTTCGAGGCGCGGCACCGGCGCAGCGACGGCACCTTTTTCGCCGTGGAAATCAAGGCGTCCCGGCTCCAGGCCGGACTGCAGCGGTTTATCGTCGCGGTGGTGCGCGACATCAGCGGACGGAAGGAGGCCGAGTCCCGCCTGATCGAGGAGCGGAACAAGGTCGAGGCGATCATGGCGGCGATGGGGGACGGGATCACCGTCCAGGACCGGGATTTCCGGATCATCTACCAGAACGAAGTCCTGATTCGCCGGAGGGGGAACCGTTACGGGGAGCCCTGCTACCGCGTGTACGCCGGTCGTGACGAGGTCTGTGACGACTGCGCGGCGCAGAGGAGCTTCGCCGACGGCCGGGTGCACCGTCGCCCCTTCACCTCCACCGCTCCTTCCGGGGAGATTCTCCACCTGGAAATCACCGCCTGCCCCCTCCATGACGCCGATGGGGAGGTGGTGGCCTGCGTCGAGGTGGTGAGGGACGTCACCGAGCAGAAGCGGCTGGAGACGAGTCGGGAGGAGGCCTTCTCTGCGGTCAGCCACGAGATGCGCACCCCCCTGACCGCCGTCCTCGGCTTTGCCCAGTTCATGGAGGAGAACGCAACTTCGCCGGCGCAGCAGCGGGAGTATCTCGGACTGATCGTCAAGGAAGGGGAGCGCCTGAAGCGGTTGATCGACAATCTCCTCAGCCTGCAGAGGCTGAGGGCGGGATTTGGACTGGTCAGTCCGGCGCCGGTCTGGATCTACCCCCTGATTTACGAGGTGGCGGAACATTACCGCACCCCCCTGATTTCCCAGCGGGTGGAAATCGACTGCCTCCTCGATCTCCCTCCGGTCCTGGGGGAGTCGGTCAGGCTGCAGGAGGCGGTGACCAACCTTCTCGACAATGCGGTCAAGTATTCTCCGGCCGAAAGCACCATCGTCCTCGGGGGGGAGAGCGACGGCGACGGGGTCCTGCTCTGGGTGCGGAACCAGGGGAGCGGCATCCCCGCCGAAGAGCGGGAGAAGATTTTCGAGCGCTTTTATCGTCTGCAGGGGAGCAACCGACCGGCCGGGACCGGGCTGGGGCTCGCCCTGGTGAGGGAGATCGCCCAAGCCCACGGGGGGCGGGTGTGGGTGGACAGCGAACCCGATGCGACGACCTTTTTTCTCAGCCTCCCCTTTGCTCCCTCTCCGGCGGGGCCGGGGTAA
- a CDS encoding type IV pilus twitching motility protein PilT has protein sequence MAKIDALFKALRDKGGSDLHVSPQNPPLMRSAGDLVPLLPQKLSHDQNKMLFYEIMTEAQRKDFEEANDIDFAYEVPALASRFRANIFYSRLGISAVFRLIPTKILTAAQLGLPPAILKMTEHKRGLVLVTGPTGSGKSTTLAAMIDHINRTRKEHILTIEDPVEFVHVSQQSLINQREVGKHTRSFAAALRAALREDPDIILVGEMRDLETIELAITAAETGHLVFGTLHTNSASKTVDRIINVFPTNQQEQIRTMLGESLKGVLAQNLLKTVDGKRCAALEIMTVTPAVANLIREGKTFQLPSIIQTGKGDGMQLMDQAIQGLLTQKKIGLEEAHKFANNKSLFPLPAGGAHG, from the coding sequence ATGGCAAAAATTGACGCCCTGTTCAAGGCCCTGCGCGACAAGGGCGGGTCCGATCTCCACGTCTCCCCCCAGAACCCGCCCCTGATGCGGTCGGCCGGCGACCTCGTCCCGCTCCTGCCGCAGAAGCTCTCCCACGACCAGAACAAGATGCTCTTCTACGAGATCATGACCGAGGCCCAGCGCAAGGACTTCGAAGAGGCCAACGACATCGACTTCGCCTACGAGGTCCCCGCCCTGGCGTCGCGCTTCCGGGCCAATATCTTCTACAGCCGCCTCGGTATCAGCGCCGTTTTCCGCCTGATCCCCACCAAGATCCTCACCGCCGCGCAGCTCGGCCTCCCGCCGGCCATCCTCAAGATGACCGAGCACAAGCGGGGCCTGGTCCTGGTCACCGGACCGACGGGGAGCGGCAAGTCGACGACTCTGGCGGCGATGATCGACCACATCAACCGCACACGCAAGGAGCACATCCTCACCATCGAGGATCCGGTGGAGTTCGTCCATGTCAGCCAGCAGAGCCTGATCAACCAGCGGGAGGTCGGCAAACACACCCGCTCCTTTGCCGCCGCCCTGCGGGCGGCGCTGCGGGAGGACCCCGACATCATCCTCGTCGGCGAGATGCGCGATCTGGAGACGATCGAGCTGGCCATCACCGCCGCCGAAACGGGGCATCTGGTCTTCGGCACCCTCCATACCAACAGCGCCTCGAAGACCGTCGACCGGATCATCAACGTCTTTCCCACCAATCAGCAGGAGCAGATCCGCACCATGCTCGGCGAGTCCCTCAAGGGGGTCCTGGCGCAGAACCTCCTGAAGACCGTCGACGGCAAGCGCTGCGCCGCCCTGGAGATCATGACCGTCACTCCGGCGGTCGCCAACCTGATCCGCGAGGGGAAGACCTTCCAGCTGCCGTCGATCATCCAGACCGGCAAGGGGGACGGGATGCAGCTCATGGATCAGGCGATCCAGGGGCTGCTGACGCAGAAGAAGATCGGCCTGGAGGAGGCCCACAAGTTCGCCAACAACAAATCTCTCTTTCCCCTGCCGGCGGGAGGCGCCCATGGATGA
- a CDS encoding cytochrome ubiquinol oxidase subunit I: MIDQIDLGQVNWARAQFALTAGYHWIFVPLTLGLSFLCAFFESIYVRTGNEEWKRLTRFWMTLFAINFAIGIATGIILEFQFGTNWSNYSWMVGDIFGAPLAIEGIFAFFIEATFFAVMFFGWNRVSKRMHLFSTWMVAVGANLSALWILVANGWMQNPVGMKFNPDMARFEMQDLWAVIASPVAISHFAHATGSGFLLASLFVVAVSSWFLLKRRHLLFAKRSIAVACVFGLFSSLFVAYTGDEHAFITVRTQPMKLAAMEGLWDGKSPTGLIAMGIVNGAKKPGDDQPPFLASVEIPGLLTLMAHRSFTGFVPGINDLVSGNADQGIEGIDARIERGRLAVSALGDYKAAQKAGDGALAQSALAIFDDNRGDLGYGYLRSPEEAVPPVALTFYAFRLMVIVGTFFILLFVLFLWQSLRGRLEKSRFLLRLGVISLFLGYAAQQAGWIVTEVGRQPWAIQGMLPVSVARSNLDSATVATTFFIFLALFTALLIAEVKIMTKQISIGPEGA, translated from the coding sequence GTGATTGATCAGATCGATCTCGGCCAGGTGAACTGGGCCAGGGCGCAATTTGCCCTCACCGCAGGTTATCACTGGATCTTCGTCCCCCTGACCCTCGGGCTCTCCTTTTTGTGCGCGTTTTTCGAATCGATCTACGTGCGCACCGGCAACGAGGAATGGAAGCGCTTGACCCGCTTCTGGATGACCCTTTTTGCCATCAACTTTGCCATCGGCATCGCCACCGGCATCATCCTCGAATTCCAGTTCGGCACCAACTGGTCCAACTATTCGTGGATGGTCGGCGACATCTTCGGCGCCCCCCTGGCCATCGAGGGGATCTTCGCCTTCTTCATCGAAGCCACCTTTTTTGCCGTGATGTTCTTCGGCTGGAACCGGGTCTCGAAAAGGATGCACCTCTTCTCCACCTGGATGGTGGCGGTAGGCGCCAACCTGTCGGCCCTGTGGATCCTGGTGGCCAACGGCTGGATGCAGAACCCGGTGGGGATGAAGTTCAACCCCGACATGGCCCGCTTCGAAATGCAGGACCTCTGGGCGGTCATCGCCTCGCCGGTGGCCATCAGCCACTTCGCCCATGCCACCGGTTCCGGCTTCCTCCTGGCCTCACTCTTCGTCGTCGCCGTCTCCTCCTGGTTCCTCCTCAAGAGACGGCACCTCCTCTTTGCCAAACGCTCCATCGCCGTCGCCTGCGTCTTCGGCCTTTTCAGCTCCCTCTTTGTCGCTTATACCGGCGACGAGCACGCCTTTATTACCGTGCGAACCCAGCCGATGAAACTGGCGGCCATGGAAGGGTTGTGGGACGGAAAGTCACCCACCGGCCTGATCGCCATGGGGATCGTCAACGGCGCCAAAAAGCCCGGCGACGACCAGCCCCCCTTTCTCGCCTCCGTGGAGATCCCCGGTCTGCTGACCCTGATGGCGCACCGCAGTTTTACCGGCTTTGTCCCCGGCATCAACGACCTGGTCTCCGGCAACGCCGACCAGGGGATCGAAGGGATCGACGCCAGAATCGAACGGGGGCGCCTGGCCGTCTCCGCCCTCGGCGACTACAAGGCGGCGCAAAAGGCCGGCGATGGGGCGCTTGCCCAGAGCGCCCTGGCCATTTTCGACGACAACCGCGGCGACCTCGGCTACGGGTACCTCCGCTCGCCGGAAGAGGCGGTGCCGCCGGTGGCTCTGACCTTCTACGCCTTTCGCCTGATGGTCATCGTCGGCACCTTTTTCATTCTCCTCTTCGTTCTTTTTCTGTGGCAGTCTCTGCGCGGTCGTCTCGAAAAGAGTCGCTTCCTGCTGCGCCTGGGGGTGATCTCCCTCTTCCTCGGCTACGCCGCCCAGCAGGCCGGCTGGATCGTCACCGAAGTCGGGCGCCAGCCCTGGGCGATCCAGGGGATGCTCCCCGTGTCCGTGGCCCGCTCCAACCTCGATTCGGCGACCGTCGCCACCACCTTCTTCATCTTTCTCGCCCTCTTTACGGCGCTGCTGATCGCCGAGGTGAAGATCATGACCAAACAGATTTCCATCGGTCCGGAAGGAGCATAA
- the cydB gene encoding cytochrome d ubiquinol oxidase subunit II, with the protein MFGKLDLSTLQQLWWIITSVVGSLFVMLTFVQGGQTLVLTLGGDPEEKNLIVNSLGRKWELTFTTLVLFGGALYAAFPLFYASSFGGAYWVWISILLTFVIQAVSYEFRRKPNNFLGERTYEIFLLINGTVGILLIGAAVGTFFTGSNFVLNDYNLVRWTHPLRGLEAAFSLFNLSFGLFLVFLARTLGALYLANNLGHETLVARLKKSSFSNFLAALPFLLYVLIRLLTMDGFAFNPGTGAVTLEAHKYLNNLLQMPLVLVLLLAGLLLVVAGVALNRFTPSVRGIWPAGLGTVLTCLAIFSLAGFNNTPFYPSRADLASSLTIYNASSSHYTLTMMSYVALAVPLVLAYVSWVWKQMDGSKLTVEEVTADKKSY; encoded by the coding sequence ATGTTCGGGAAACTCGATTTGTCGACCTTGCAGCAGCTCTGGTGGATCATCACCTCGGTTGTCGGTTCGTTGTTCGTCATGCTCACCTTCGTCCAGGGGGGGCAGACGCTGGTGCTGACCCTCGGCGGCGATCCCGAAGAAAAAAACCTCATCGTCAATTCCCTCGGCCGCAAATGGGAGCTGACCTTTACCACCCTGGTCCTCTTTGGCGGGGCGCTCTATGCCGCCTTCCCGCTCTTTTACGCCTCGAGCTTCGGCGGCGCCTACTGGGTGTGGATCTCCATCCTCCTGACCTTCGTCATTCAGGCGGTCAGCTACGAGTTCCGCCGCAAGCCGAACAATTTTCTCGGGGAGCGGACCTACGAAATCTTCCTGTTGATCAACGGAACGGTCGGCATTCTCCTCATCGGCGCCGCCGTCGGCACCTTTTTTACCGGCTCCAATTTCGTCCTCAACGACTACAACCTCGTCCGGTGGACCCATCCTCTGCGGGGGCTCGAAGCCGCCTTCAGTCTCTTCAACCTCTCCTTCGGTCTTTTCCTGGTCTTTCTCGCCCGGACCCTCGGCGCCCTCTATCTGGCCAACAACCTCGGCCACGAGACCCTGGTGGCACGGCTGAAAAAATCCTCCTTCAGCAATTTTCTCGCCGCCCTCCCCTTTTTGCTCTACGTGCTGATCCGCCTGCTGACGATGGACGGCTTTGCCTTCAATCCGGGGACCGGCGCCGTGACCCTGGAAGCCCACAAGTACCTGAACAACCTCCTGCAGATGCCGCTGGTGCTTGTTCTTCTTCTGGCGGGGCTCCTGCTCGTCGTGGCCGGGGTGGCGCTCAACCGTTTTACCCCCTCGGTGCGCGGCATCTGGCCGGCGGGGTTGGGGACCGTACTGACCTGTTTGGCGATCTTCTCCCTTGCCGGGTTCAACAACACCCCCTTCTATCCGTCCAGGGCGGACCTGGCCAGCAGCCTGACCATCTACAACGCCTCGAGCAGTCACTACACGCTGACCATGATGTCCTACGTGGCCCTGGCCGTCCCCCTTGTCCTTGCCTACGTGAGCTGGGTCTGGAAACAGATGGACGGCAGCAAACTGACGGTCGAAGAAGTGACCGCCGACAAGAAAAGTTATTAG
- a CDS encoding sensor histidine kinase → MQPTKRSLPPKETESGELARLAAENAELRRNNRDAFDYIRAKTNQLLNTMGTRSLPPEELADWSLLEFDPIGIVAQSFQHVLENIRETNERLQLAHQEVQAVFEAVGAAVLVLDPQMRIIAYNDRVRTLLLNAEGDMTGVLCQEVVCRSKAGMQDCVHSKVLASGRPEASADFYTNGRFFDVIGQPILDPQGRVTRVVLAYNDVTEHKRSQSDLLVALDAVRRAKEQIDTLLRTMSDGLVATDGKRRIVLMNQAAEELLGLCLHESLGRPLLDVIRHAGLRAHLEAVARGEAQVLTDMEFVIDGQKKVFQARTTAFSSTVASDQGRITLLHDVTRARDIERVKDEFLSTAAHQLRTPLTSVIGYSDLLIEADDDIGDDARLEYLRQIHAKAEQLSEIVSNLLDISRIEAGEGVTLTCQAHSAALLCRDAIAGFRYSLSGHRIDLTVEDDDMSIRVDHFAVLQVLENLLSNAMKYSPPGSPVVVSLRGDNGMCHISVCDQGIGMTEEQAAQAFDKFYRADASNTAIAGTGLGLTIVRHLVEAHGGRVSIDSRVGEGTAVHCTFPLAGRVQSP, encoded by the coding sequence ATGCAGCCGACTAAGCGGTCTCTCCCGCCGAAGGAGACGGAATCCGGCGAGCTGGCGCGGCTGGCGGCGGAAAATGCCGAACTGCGCAGGAACAACCGCGATGCCTTCGATTACATCCGCGCCAAAACCAACCAGCTGCTCAATACCATGGGGACCAGGTCGCTGCCCCCTGAGGAGCTGGCGGACTGGTCGCTCCTGGAGTTCGACCCGATCGGGATCGTCGCCCAGTCCTTTCAGCATGTCCTGGAAAATATCCGCGAGACCAACGAGCGCCTGCAACTGGCGCATCAGGAAGTGCAGGCGGTTTTCGAAGCGGTCGGCGCGGCGGTGCTCGTCCTCGATCCGCAGATGCGGATTATCGCCTATAACGATCGGGTGCGCACCCTGCTCCTCAACGCCGAAGGCGACATGACCGGGGTTTTGTGCCAGGAGGTGGTCTGCCGGTCGAAGGCGGGCATGCAGGACTGTGTCCACAGCAAGGTCCTGGCTTCCGGGCGTCCCGAAGCCTCCGCCGATTTTTACACCAACGGCCGCTTTTTCGATGTCATCGGTCAGCCGATCCTCGATCCCCAGGGTCGGGTGACCCGCGTGGTTCTTGCCTACAACGACGTCACCGAACATAAACGCAGCCAGTCCGATCTGCTGGTCGCCCTTGACGCGGTGCGCCGCGCCAAGGAGCAGATCGACACCCTGCTGCGCACCATGTCGGACGGGCTGGTGGCGACGGACGGCAAGCGTCGTATCGTCCTGATGAATCAGGCGGCCGAGGAGCTCCTCGGTCTCTGCCTCCACGAATCGCTGGGGCGGCCACTGCTCGATGTAATCCGCCATGCCGGGCTGCGCGCGCACCTCGAGGCGGTGGCCAGGGGGGAAGCCCAGGTCCTCACGGACATGGAATTTGTCATTGACGGGCAAAAAAAAGTCTTTCAGGCCCGCACCACCGCCTTCTCCAGCACCGTCGCAAGCGATCAGGGGCGCATCACATTGCTCCACGATGTGACCCGGGCGCGGGATATCGAGCGGGTCAAGGACGAATTCCTCTCCACGGCGGCGCACCAGCTGCGCACCCCTCTCACCTCCGTGATCGGCTATTCCGACCTGTTGATCGAGGCCGATGACGATATCGGCGACGACGCCCGTCTGGAATATCTGCGGCAGATCCACGCCAAGGCCGAACAGCTCTCCGAAATTGTCAGCAATCTCCTGGACATCAGCCGTATCGAAGCCGGCGAAGGGGTGACCCTGACCTGTCAGGCGCACTCGGCCGCCCTGCTTTGCCGGGATGCGATTGCCGGATTTCGATATAGTCTGTCGGGCCATCGGATCGACCTCACTGTCGAGGACGATGATATGTCGATTCGGGTCGACCATTTTGCCGTTCTGCAGGTGCTGGAGAATCTTCTCAGCAACGCGATGAAATATTCGCCGCCGGGGAGCCCCGTTGTCGTCTCCCTGCGTGGGGACAACGGGATGTGTCATATCAGCGTTTGCGATCAGGGGATCGGCATGACCGAAGAGCAGGCGGCGCAGGCCTTCGACAAGTTTTACCGCGCCGATGCGTCGAATACCGCCATCGCCGGCACCGGCCTCGGCTTGACCATCGTCCGCCATCTGGTCGAGGCCCACGGCGGCCGTGTCTCCATCGACAGTCGGGTCGGCGAGGGGACCGCCGTTCACTGTACCTTCCCCCTCGCCGGGCGGGTGCAGAGCCCTTGA
- a CDS encoding DUF4492 domain-containing protein translates to MTELVIIKREGATVGCMVNRFFRMYVDGFRSMVLGRTLWTIVLLKLFVMFVLLKTFFFPDFLATKFSTDAERADHVLQNLTQRSPR, encoded by the coding sequence ATGACCGAGTTGGTCATCATTAAGAGGGAGGGGGCGACGGTGGGCTGTATGGTGAATCGTTTTTTCCGGATGTACGTCGACGGGTTCCGCTCCATGGTGCTGGGGCGCACCCTGTGGACGATCGTCCTCCTCAAGCTCTTTGTCATGTTCGTCCTTCTCAAGACCTTTTTCTTCCCCGATTTCCTCGCCACGAAATTTTCTACGGATGCGGAGCGGGCCGACCATGTGCTGCAGAACCTGACGCAGCGCTCGCCCCGGTGA
- a CDS encoding histone deacetylase family protein produces MFRIRRIYDTSLPVNRQAIAQVQQILRDQFPELDKKDIKKLPEQLTNPLKYRFRSILSVAEDDKDRGEVKGFALLLHAPDLKFCYLEYISAAEKMTGRGIGGALYARLRSEARALGVIGIFMECLPDDPALCRDPKILAQNRARLKFYEQYGARPFVDTAYETPVKEGDDNPPFLVFDDLGEDVQLPAQRIRKIVRAILERKYSHLCPKSYIDQVVDSFRDDPVLLREFRYHKKELPKPAQNGPHPVERQIALVVNDMHDIHHIRERGYVESPVRIRSILREIEPTGLFHRIAVRRFAERHLKRIHAADFVDYLKTMCAGLSEGKTLYPYVFPIRNAARPPKEMAVKAGYYCIDTFTPLTHNAFLAAKRAADCALTAARSALEGQRLAYALIRPPGHHAERRAFGGFCYFNNAALAAEELCGYGRVAVLDIDYHHGNGTQDIFYSRRDVLTVSIHGHPRFAYPYFNGFDDETGIERGLGYNLNIPLPEHLDGVGYRVAPGKAIKRIQRFKPAFLVIALGLDTANGDPTGTWSLKGADFRENGRLLGQLGQLGLSTVVIQEGGYDSRVLGSNARQFFRGLWEGTFGD; encoded by the coding sequence ATGTTCCGCATTCGCCGCATCTACGATACAAGCCTGCCGGTCAACCGCCAGGCCATCGCCCAGGTCCAGCAGATTCTCCGCGACCAGTTTCCGGAGCTCGACAAGAAGGATATCAAGAAACTCCCCGAGCAGTTGACCAACCCGTTGAAATATCGTTTCCGCTCCATACTTTCCGTGGCCGAGGACGATAAGGACCGGGGGGAGGTCAAGGGGTTTGCGCTCCTGCTGCACGCGCCGGATCTGAAATTCTGCTATCTCGAGTACATCTCGGCGGCGGAGAAGATGACCGGTCGCGGCATCGGCGGCGCGCTCTACGCCCGGCTGCGCTCCGAGGCGCGGGCGCTGGGGGTGATCGGCATCTTCATGGAATGCCTGCCGGACGACCCGGCGCTCTGTCGCGATCCGAAGATCCTCGCCCAGAACAGGGCGCGGCTCAAATTCTACGAGCAGTACGGCGCCCGCCCCTTCGTCGACACCGCCTACGAAACCCCCGTCAAGGAAGGGGACGACAACCCGCCCTTCCTGGTCTTCGACGACCTCGGCGAGGACGTCCAGCTCCCGGCGCAGCGCATCCGCAAGATCGTCCGGGCCATTCTCGAGCGCAAGTACTCCCACCTCTGCCCCAAGTCCTACATCGATCAGGTGGTCGATTCCTTTCGGGACGACCCGGTGCTGCTGCGGGAATTCCGCTACCATAAAAAGGAGCTCCCCAAGCCGGCCCAGAACGGCCCGCACCCGGTGGAGCGGCAGATCGCCCTGGTGGTCAACGACATGCACGACATCCACCACATCCGCGAGCGCGGCTATGTCGAATCGCCGGTGCGCATCCGCTCCATCCTCCGCGAGATCGAGCCGACCGGTCTCTTCCACCGTATCGCCGTGCGGCGCTTCGCCGAGCGGCACCTGAAGCGGATCCACGCCGCCGATTTTGTCGACTACCTCAAGACCATGTGCGCCGGACTTTCCGAAGGGAAGACCCTCTACCCCTACGTCTTCCCGATCCGCAACGCCGCCCGGCCGCCGAAGGAGATGGCGGTCAAGGCCGGCTACTACTGCATCGATACCTTCACACCCCTGACCCACAACGCCTTTCTCGCCGCCAAACGGGCCGCCGACTGCGCCCTGACCGCCGCCCGCAGCGCCCTCGAGGGACAGCGCCTCGCCTACGCCCTGATCCGGCCTCCGGGGCACCATGCCGAGCGCCGCGCCTTCGGCGGTTTCTGCTATTTCAACAACGCGGCGCTGGCCGCCGAAGAACTCTGCGGCTACGGCCGGGTGGCGGTCCTCGATATCGACTACCACCACGGCAACGGCACCCAGGACATCTTTTACTCCCGCCGCGACGTCCTGACCGTCTCCATCCACGGCCACCCGCGTTTCGCCTACCCCTACTTCAACGGCTTCGACGACGAGACCGGCATCGAGCGCGGCCTCGGCTACAACCTCAATATCCCCCTCCCCGAGCACCTCGACGGCGTCGGCTACCGGGTGGCGCCGGGGAAGGCGATCAAGCGCATCCAGCGCTTCAAGCCGGCCTTTCTGGTCATCGCTCTCGGACTCGACACCGCCAACGGCGATCCGACGGGGACCTGGAGCCTCAAGGGGGCCGACTTTCGCGAAAACGGCCGCCTCCTCGGCCAGCTCGGCCAGCTCGGCCTGTCGACGGTCGTCATCCAGGAGGGGGGGTACGACAGTCGGGTCCTCGGCAGCAACGCCCGCCAGTTCTTCCGGGGGCTCTGGGAGGGGACCTTCGGGGATTGA
- a CDS encoding YdgA family protein gives MKKFIVFVVVALLSAAVWAGATHVVGGQVESRYTSLLEEYGQWGPFSQASQSFHRGFLSSRAETVLEMRVPKTPSPDDLDPGVEPVRMVLEHTLRNGPFPLGRGPDGKLSLAPAMVVIETRLVRITPGGDELEKLLANAPVLRNSLALSTVGFNGSLTSQLLIPPFENVIEGAQVTWGGFTSEFKLGAGQKTLDGTFAMPKLAVSGPDGEIVWSGFGGQCDLVEALPRLYLGRSEVRFGEVEMTFPDEESGEGKTLKMNGFEVLQESGLNGLLVYFNQRLKVDDVMVEGKTYGPGVFDIEARNLDGEVLSEFQGKVQDVYLNAGSIDPEELALRVLPLYSQLVGDLLEGNPEIGISRLHFATPMGEVEGSFLMKFAGQAGLTPENPFALLQALDAWADLSLDESLAHAIMAGRVTDQLEEARDLGQAPAYSDEEIAQMAEKQAKDRVEALLAGNFMVREGKRIKASATFNGGELVVNGVTRPLF, from the coding sequence ATGAAGAAATTCATCGTTTTTGTCGTCGTCGCCCTTCTCTCCGCGGCCGTCTGGGCCGGCGCGACCCATGTCGTCGGCGGCCAGGTGGAAAGCCGGTACACCAGCCTGCTCGAGGAGTACGGCCAATGGGGTCCCTTCTCCCAGGCGAGCCAAAGTTTTCACCGGGGATTCCTCTCTTCCAGGGCCGAAACGGTCCTCGAAATGCGGGTGCCGAAAACGCCCTCCCCGGACGATCTCGACCCGGGCGTGGAACCGGTGCGCATGGTATTGGAACATACCCTGAGAAACGGTCCCTTTCCCCTTGGCCGCGGGCCGGACGGAAAATTGTCCCTGGCCCCGGCGATGGTCGTTATTGAAACCCGGCTGGTCCGGATCACTCCAGGCGGGGACGAACTGGAGAAACTGCTGGCAAACGCCCCGGTGCTGAGGAATTCCCTTGCCCTTTCCACTGTCGGTTTCAACGGTAGCCTGACCAGCCAGCTTCTGATCCCTCCCTTTGAGAATGTCATCGAAGGCGCTCAGGTGACCTGGGGCGGGTTCACCTCCGAATTCAAGCTCGGCGCCGGACAAAAGACCCTGGACGGAACCTTTGCCATGCCGAAACTGGCGGTCAGCGGGCCCGATGGGGAGATCGTCTGGTCAGGCTTCGGCGGCCAGTGCGACCTTGTCGAAGCTCTTCCGCGGCTTTATCTCGGGAGAAGCGAGGTCAGGTTCGGCGAAGTGGAGATGACCTTTCCCGACGAGGAGAGCGGGGAAGGCAAAACGCTGAAGATGAACGGTTTCGAGGTTTTGCAGGAAAGCGGATTGAACGGCCTGCTCGTTTATTTTAACCAGAGACTGAAGGTGGACGACGTCATGGTCGAGGGAAAAACCTACGGTCCTGGCGTCTTCGACATCGAAGCGAGAAACCTGGACGGCGAAGTTCTCAGCGAATTTCAGGGGAAGGTTCAGGACGTCTATCTCAACGCCGGGAGCATCGATCCCGAGGAGCTGGCCCTCCGGGTTCTCCCTCTTTACAGTCAGCTCGTGGGCGATCTCCTCGAAGGGAATCCGGAAATCGGCATTTCCCGACTCCATTTTGCTACGCCGATGGGGGAGGTCGAGGGGAGCTTTCTGATGAAATTCGCCGGTCAGGCGGGGTTGACCCCGGAGAATCCCTTCGCCCTGCTACAGGCTCTTGACGCCTGGGCGGATCTTTCCCTCGACGAAAGTCTGGCCCATGCGATCATGGCCGGCCGGGTGACGGATCAGCTCGAAGAGGCCCGCGACCTCGGGCAGGCGCCGGCGTACAGCGACGAAGAGATCGCCCAAATGGCCGAAAAGCAGGCAAAAGACCGGGTGGAGGCGCTGCTGGCCGGTAATTTCATGGTCCGGGAGGGCAAAAGGATCAAGGCCAGCGCCACCTTCAATGGCGGGGAACTGGTGGTCAACGGGGTGACCCGGCCCCTCTTCTAA